One window from the genome of Myripristis murdjan chromosome 6, fMyrMur1.1, whole genome shotgun sequence encodes:
- the slc25a22a gene encoding mitochondrial glutamate carrier 1 — MADKQISLPAKLINGGIAGLIGVTCVFPIDLAKTRLQNQQNGSRLYTSMSDCLIKTIRSEGYFGMYRGAAVNLTLVTPEKAIKLAANDFFRHHLSKDGKLTLFKEMLAGCGAGTCQVIVTTPMEMLKIQLQDAGRIAAQRKLMPETVAAGTVETKSPTAMQLTRQLLREKGIAGLYKGLGATLLRDVPFSIIYFPLFANLNHLGKRGADGPAPFYVSFISGCAAGSTAAVAVNPVDVIKTRLQSLNRGSTEDTYSGVTDCISKIMRNEGPSAFLKGAYCRALVIAPLFGIAQVVYFLGVGEFLLSFLPKKDN, encoded by the exons ATGGCTGACAAGCAGATCAG TTTGCCTGCCAAATTGATCAATGGGGGGATCGCTGGCCTAATCGGAGTGACCTGTGTGTTTCCCATTGACCTGGCCAAAACCCGCCTGCAAAACCAGCAAAATGGATCTCGCCTTTACACCAGCAT GTCTGATTGCCTTATCAAGACCATCCGTTCAGAGGGATATTTTGGGATGTACAGAG GAGCTGCGGTGAACTTAACTCTAGTTACTCCAGAGAAAGCCATTAAATTGGCTGCAAATGACTTCTTCAGGCATCACCTCTCTAAAGATGG AAAGCTCACACTGTTCAAAGAGATGCTGGCTGGGTGTGGGGCAGGTACATGCcag GTCATTGTCACAACTCCTATGGAGATGTTGAAAATCCAGCTCCAAGATGCTGGACGAATTG CGGCTCAGAGGAAGTTGATGCCAGAGACAGTGGCAGCGGGCACCGTGGAGACCAAGTCCCCAACAGCCATGCAGTTAACCCGCCAGCTGCTGAGGGAGAAGGGCATCGCTGGGCTGTATAAAGGCCTGGGCGCCACGTTGCTCAG GGATGTTCCTTTCTCTATCATCTACTTTCCCCTTTTTGCCAACCTGAACCACCTGGGTAAAAGGGGAGCGGATGGACCTGCTCCCTTTTATGTGTCATTTATATCAGGCTGTGCTGCTGGGAGCACAGCGGCTGTTGCAGTCAACCCCGTTGATG TCATAAAGACTAGGCTGCAGTCCCTAAATCGAGGGAGTACAGAAGACACGTACAGCGGAGTGACCGACTGTATCAG CAAAATCATGCGTAACGAGGGTCCATCAGCCTTCCTGAAAGGAGCCTACTGTCGAGCCTTGGTCATAGCGCCTCTCTTTGGCATTGCCCAGGTGGTCTATTTCCTGGGCGTGGGTGAATTCCTCCTCAGCTTCTTGCCCAAAAAGGACAACTGA